In the genome of Candidatus Binatia bacterium, the window GATGTCGTGTTCACCTCGGGCGGCGTCGGACCGACGCATGATGACGTCACCATAGCCGGCGTCGCGCTCGGACTGAATCGCCGCGTCATTCTGCATCCCTGGCTCAAGGAGAAGATTCGCGAGTTCTTCGGCGACAAGATCAACGACGCCCGCCTCAAACTGGCGGAAGTGCCCGAGGGGGCCGAGCTGATCTTTGGCGGCGATCGGAACTTCCCCAGCCTTCAAGTGGAGAACATCTATGTTCTGCCCGGTATCCCGGAGCTGTTCCGGGAGAAATTTCTGGGCATGCGGTCTCGCTTTGCAGTCGATCCGTACTTCCTGCGCGTGGTATACATGCGCGTGGCCGAGAGCATGATTGCAGGCCACTTGAACGAGACGCTGGAGGCGTTTCCGCACGTGCAAATGGGCTCGTATCCGAAGTTGGGGGATCCGGAATACCTGGTGCGTGTGACCGTGGAGTCGAAGGACAGGGACTACGTTGACCGTGCGTTCGACCACCTGGTGGCGCAACTTCCGGCGGATCTGATTGTCC includes:
- a CDS encoding competence/damage-inducible protein A yields the protein MQDKTAAIIVIGNEILSGKVVDTNAAFLCQELRTLGVALGRILVIPDELDAIAEAVRAYQPAFDVVFTSGGVGPTHDDVTIAGVALGLNRRVILHPWLKEKIREFFGDKINDARLKLAEVPEGAELIFGGDRNFPSLQVENIYVLPGIPELFREKFLGMRSRFAVDPYFLRVVYMRVAESMIAGHLNETLEAFPHVQMGSYPKLGDPEYLVRVTVESKDRDYVDRAFDHLVAQLPADLIVRTE